A genome region from Candidatus Poribacteria bacterium includes the following:
- a CDS encoding ribose-phosphate pyrophosphokinase yields the protein MSTLTDQQVSSDFRLFAGSANPALAKEIAAILGVELGKITIGPFPNLETRVQIEESIRGTDIYIVQPTSQPANENLMELLITIDAMKRASARQITAIIPYFGYSRQDHKTTGREPISAKLVANLLTTAGASRVMALDLHVPQIQGFFDIPMDHLTAVTTLVNYFREKQVENGVIVAPDAGRAKLAEKYADMLGLPLAIMHKRRTGVDGQSVKFVELVGDVKGKTPIITDDEIQTGGTIRQQAMALAEAGAEPAYVSIAHPILVGPALERLDHSSIREVVTTNTIPVPAEKQLDGKIKVLSIAPLLSQAILRVHQHRSVSQVFREQHLDFPV from the coding sequence ATGTCTACACTGACTGACCAGCAAGTTAGCAGCGATTTCAGGCTATTCGCTGGAAGTGCGAACCCAGCATTAGCAAAAGAGATCGCTGCGATTTTAGGCGTTGAACTCGGTAAAATTACAATCGGTCCGTTTCCCAACCTTGAAACGCGCGTTCAGATTGAGGAAAGTATCCGAGGCACGGATATCTATATCGTGCAGCCAACAAGTCAACCTGCCAACGAAAACTTGATGGAACTGCTCATCACAATTGATGCCATGAAACGAGCATCAGCCCGGCAGATTACCGCGATTATCCCGTATTTTGGATATTCCCGTCAAGATCACAAAACTACAGGACGCGAACCGATTAGCGCGAAACTTGTAGCCAATCTCTTGACGACAGCAGGCGCGAGTCGGGTCATGGCTCTGGATCTCCACGTACCACAGATACAGGGCTTCTTTGATATTCCTATGGATCACCTGACTGCCGTGACGACTTTGGTAAACTACTTCCGCGAGAAACAGGTCGAAAATGGTGTAATTGTTGCCCCTGATGCAGGTCGGGCAAAGTTAGCAGAGAAATACGCCGATATGCTTGGGCTGCCGTTGGCAATCATGCACAAGCGACGCACAGGTGTCGATGGACAGAGCGTTAAATTCGTCGAACTTGTTGGTGATGTCAAAGGTAAAACCCCAATTATCACCGATGATGAAATACAAACGGGCGGAACGATTCGCCAACAAGCAATGGCATTAGCGGAGGCTGGCGCAGAACCCGCTTATGTGAGTATCGCACACCCTATATTGGTCGGTCCGGCACTGGAACGTCTTGATCACTCATCAATTCGTGAAGTGGTCACCACCAATACGATCCCTGTGCCAGCAGAGAAGCAGTTAGATGGGAAAATTAAGGTGCTTTCTATCGCGCCACT
- the gpmI gene encoding 2,3-bisphosphoglycerate-independent phosphoglycerate mutase, with protein sequence MATHQKRPVVLIIRDGWGNNPYSEFNNANAVHLAKTPVDDWLRQNYPNVQIHTSGEDVGLPAGVIGNSEVGHQNIGAGRIVNQELRRISTMIRSGEFAQNEVLLEAIAHVKRHGTHLHLMGLASDAGVHSSLEHLYGLLRLAQANGLKSNQVLIHNFSDGRDCQPDLGIQFCEQIEAKLKEIGIGQIASVIGRFYAMDRDDRWERVEVAYRLLTEGCGDHVNAARDAYRDYYENPDDANRKGDEFVRPSVVVGRDGEPLPRIADGDAVVFYNFRGDRPRELTKAFCLDDFPFQAEGKDGVTREMGFKRNCKPDVKFVTMTEYERGMPVEAAVKKPPKMQNTLGAYVSEAGLTQFRCAETEKFPHVTFFFNDYRDEPYQGEDRQIIASPRDVTTYDQKPEMSAPGVTAEMLRRIGSDKYDLIVLNYANGDMVGHTGSLSAAIKAVEAVDVGVGKIVDAVLRKDGALIVTADHGNCEQMIDPETGGIHTAHTTYDVDLVVVDNQRNGRQLRTGGRLADIAPTALRLLGLDQPTEMTGESLIY encoded by the coding sequence ATGGCAACCCATCAGAAACGCCCCGTCGTCCTCATCATTCGGGACGGCTGGGGCAATAATCCGTATTCTGAATTTAACAACGCCAATGCCGTTCATCTCGCAAAAACACCCGTAGATGATTGGCTACGACAGAACTATCCAAACGTCCAAATCCATACCTCCGGTGAAGATGTCGGTCTACCCGCAGGGGTCATCGGCAACAGCGAAGTCGGGCATCAGAACATCGGCGCAGGCCGTATCGTGAATCAGGAACTCCGTCGTATCAGTACTATGATCCGCTCCGGTGAATTTGCCCAGAACGAAGTGCTTTTGGAGGCAATTGCGCATGTCAAAAGACACGGAACACATCTCCATCTCATGGGATTGGCAAGCGATGCTGGTGTGCACAGTTCACTTGAACACCTCTACGGGCTGCTCAGGCTTGCTCAGGCAAATGGACTCAAATCCAACCAAGTCTTAATTCACAATTTCAGCGATGGACGCGACTGCCAACCCGACCTCGGTATCCAATTCTGCGAACAGATTGAAGCGAAGTTGAAAGAGATCGGCATCGGGCAAATAGCCTCAGTTATCGGACGCTTTTATGCGATGGATCGGGATGACCGGTGGGAGCGTGTTGAGGTTGCATATCGTCTCTTAACCGAAGGATGCGGCGACCACGTCAATGCCGCGAGAGATGCTTATCGCGACTATTATGAAAACCCCGATGATGCTAATCGTAAAGGGGACGAGTTTGTACGGCCGAGTGTAGTTGTCGGAAGGGACGGCGAGCCGCTCCCTCGGATCGCCGATGGAGATGCCGTTGTTTTCTATAACTTCCGAGGCGACCGACCCCGTGAACTCACCAAAGCCTTTTGCTTGGACGATTTTCCGTTTCAAGCGGAAGGGAAAGATGGTGTAACACGAGAAATGGGTTTTAAACGGAATTGCAAACCTGACGTTAAGTTTGTTACAATGACAGAGTACGAGCGGGGAATGCCTGTTGAGGCAGCTGTCAAGAAACCGCCCAAAATGCAGAATACGCTCGGTGCTTATGTCAGCGAAGCAGGACTCACACAATTCCGATGTGCAGAGACTGAGAAATTCCCGCATGTTACTTTTTTTTTCAATGACTATCGAGATGAACCCTATCAAGGTGAAGATCGGCAAATCATCGCCTCTCCACGCGATGTGACGACCTATGATCAGAAACCCGAAATGTCCGCACCCGGCGTTACCGCAGAGATGCTGCGTCGGATCGGCTCCGACAAATATGACCTGATCGTACTCAACTATGCCAACGGCGACATGGTCGGGCATACAGGTTCTCTCTCAGCTGCTATCAAAGCTGTTGAAGCAGTTGATGTTGGCGTAGGTAAAATTGTTGATGCCGTACTTAGAAAGGACGGCGCGCTCATTGTCACCGCCGACCACGGGAACTGTGAGCAGATGATCGATCCCGAAACCGGCGGTATCCACACCGCACATACGACTTATGACGTAGATCTCGTCGTTGTTGATAACCAACGCAACGGACGACAACTCCGAACCGGAGGCAGACTTGCCGATATCGCACCGACAGCACTCCGCCTCCTCGGTTTAGATCAACCCACTGAAATGACAGGCGAATCACTCATTTATTAA
- a CDS encoding Uma2 family endonuclease, with amino-acid sequence MSTLTAQTYLTPEEYLTWERKQPFKNEYHNGQIIAMSGASRWHNRITVDTTVQLSNQLMESECEVFAGEMRVRTSPTVSYYYPDVIVVCGEPRFEDDTFDTLLNPIVVIEVLSPSTAAFDRGEKFEHYKQLASLQEYILISQDSVRVEHYQCEGSQWTHNRFQHLEDTLSLASIECEVPLRAIYRRVVFNTS; translated from the coding sequence ATGTCAACGCTTACAGCACAAACCTATCTGACACCTGAGGAGTACCTCACTTGGGAACGCAAGCAGCCCTTTAAGAACGAATACCACAACGGACAGATCATTGCGATGTCCGGCGCAAGCCGCTGGCACAATCGTATCACAGTAGATACAACAGTTCAGCTTAGCAATCAATTGATGGAGAGCGAGTGTGAAGTCTTCGCTGGCGAGATGCGCGTACGGACGAGTCCCACTGTCTCTTACTACTATCCAGATGTTATCGTTGTCTGTGGTGAGCCCCGTTTTGAGGATGACACTTTTGACACGCTCCTTAACCCGATAGTTGTTATAGAAGTGCTGTCACCCTCAACCGCAGCGTTTGACCGTGGTGAAAAATTTGAGCACTATAAGCAGCTGGCATCCTTACAGGAATACATCCTTATTTCCCAAGACAGTGTGCGCGTTGAGCACTACCAGTGCGAAGGGTCGCAATGGACCCATAACAGGTTTCAGCATCTTGAAGATACGCTATCACTCGCCTCAATTGAATGTGAGGTGCCCTTGCGTGCCATCTACAGACGTGTCGTGTTCAATACATCATAA
- a CDS encoding LamG domain-containing protein: MLKITFVLSLCALLIIPCLSIANVAEDGLVAYWPFDEGDGKKAEDVTGNGHDGEFNGNPKWIDGKFGTGLEFDGEEDHVVVADDAALAIEENITLMAWFSPNDVLTRRRLMVKNDSIFVIFDFGNVDSIDFLVKPNNTFAESTTTDWKVGEWYHFAGTFDGKTMKVYVNGKLEGDADNGVPIAPSALELWIGGDDFGRPTDFFPGKIDEVRLYEKTLSEADIQKVMETPQDVEARGKLTTTWGKLKVGL; this comes from the coding sequence ATGCTCAAAATTACCTTTGTTTTGTCGCTATGTGCGCTCCTGATCATTCCCTGCCTCAGTATCGCTAACGTTGCAGAAGACGGACTCGTCGCCTACTGGCCCTTTGATGAAGGCGATGGTAAAAAAGCCGAAGATGTCACTGGCAATGGACATGACGGAGAATTTAACGGAAATCCCAAGTGGATTGATGGAAAATTCGGTACCGGACTCGAATTTGACGGTGAGGAGGACCACGTCGTTGTCGCGGATGATGCCGCTTTAGCAATTGAAGAAAATATTACCCTCATGGCGTGGTTCAGCCCAAATGATGTACTCACCAGACGACGCTTGATGGTCAAAAACGACTCTATCTTCGTTATCTTTGACTTCGGCAACGTAGATAGTATTGATTTCCTCGTCAAACCGAACAACACTTTTGCTGAATCAACAACAACCGATTGGAAAGTCGGCGAATGGTATCACTTCGCTGGAACATTCGATGGAAAAACAATGAAGGTCTACGTGAACGGTAAACTCGAAGGCGACGCTGACAACGGTGTGCCGATCGCACCTTCCGCATTAGAACTCTGGATCGGTGGTGACGATTTCGGCCGACCAACAGATTTTTTCCCCGGTAAAATTGATGAAGTCCGACTCTATGAGAAAACCTTGAGTGAAGCCGACATCCAAAAGGTCATGGAGACACCTCAAGATGTGGAGGCACGTGGGAAACTCACCACAACGTGGGGAAAATTGAAGGTAGGACTTTAA
- a CDS encoding trypsin-like peptidase domain-containing protein, whose translation MKQFNDISLILLLIFTIPLLCYSCSEQVNAANRAIIAEFEWRGKQQITFEEMMKEISMLPKYKQRQYQDKRGLESYIQLMAESRLILCLAKDRKLNEDPAILKKIRDHFSGFPDTPEYRKKREDYVHQLMVEKMVEMEVDGKIRYTDEDLKSYYERHKNYYISEAKVRATCITLDNEDFANEVLDMIKTGKDIVEIAEELAEAGRLADGPGTNRDDPGNTYSFSRNASPRWSEFINAVFDMDVGEMTDVVFETEVDQGTYYLIFRKEEYQPARNQTFSEVKRDIEQVVVQDKKRTRINKWITELYKKGKLKIYPENIPEPSHMVEFTIQTPQQIAKKSLASTVLVVMEDVNGQPISSGSGFFVGRGMIATNLHVVEGVFNGYVKQVGMNKTYRIRSIVAMNAQQDLAILKVSDIGAPILPLGNSDELQIGEPVYAVGNPKGYLEGTFTEGVVSGVREFQVDSKRIQISAPVSEGSSGGPVLNSRGEVIGVAVSKLTEGQNLNFAIPANYLKELLSKAGVGK comes from the coding sequence ATGAAGCAGTTTAATGACATTTCCTTAATTTTACTCCTGATTTTTACAATCCCTCTACTTTGCTACAGCTGCAGTGAACAGGTAAACGCTGCTAACAGAGCCATCATTGCCGAATTTGAGTGGCGAGGGAAACAACAAATCACTTTTGAGGAAATGATGAAAGAAATTAGTATGCTTCCTAAATATAAGCAACGTCAATATCAGGATAAAAGGGGACTTGAGAGCTATATCCAACTCATGGCAGAGAGCCGCTTAATCCTCTGTCTTGCCAAAGACCGAAAACTAAACGAAGATCCGGCAATTCTCAAGAAAATCAGAGACCACTTTTCAGGTTTTCCTGACACACCAGAATACCGTAAGAAACGGGAAGACTACGTCCATCAACTTATGGTTGAAAAAATGGTCGAAATGGAAGTTGATGGAAAAATAAGATATACTGATGAAGATCTTAAGTCGTATTATGAAAGGCATAAGAACTATTACATTAGCGAAGCAAAAGTTCGCGCAACGTGTATTACGCTTGATAATGAAGACTTTGCTAACGAGGTTCTAGATATGATTAAAACTGGCAAAGATATCGTGGAGATAGCAGAGGAACTCGCGGAAGCAGGCAGATTAGCAGATGGACCGGGGACTAATCGAGATGATCCCGGTAATACCTACTCCTTTTCTAGGAATGCTTCACCGCGTTGGTCAGAGTTCATCAATGCTGTTTTTGATATGGATGTTGGTGAGATGACTGATGTTGTCTTTGAAACCGAGGTTGACCAGGGAACCTACTACCTTATTTTTCGGAAAGAGGAGTATCAACCTGCCCGGAATCAAACGTTTAGCGAGGTCAAAAGGGACATTGAGCAAGTAGTTGTGCAGGATAAGAAGCGTACACGTATCAATAAATGGATAACAGAACTATATAAGAAAGGAAAGCTCAAAATCTATCCAGAGAACATACCTGAACCGTCTCATATGGTTGAGTTTACTATACAAACTCCCCAGCAAATCGCCAAAAAATCTTTAGCCTCCACAGTTCTTGTCGTTATGGAAGATGTTAACGGTCAACCTATCAGTTCGGGGAGTGGCTTCTTCGTCGGTCGCGGTATGATTGCAACTAACCTGCATGTTGTTGAAGGAGTTTTCAATGGTTATGTCAAGCAGGTTGGCATGAATAAGACATACCGTATAAGAAGCATTGTCGCTATGAATGCACAACAGGATTTAGCAATTCTCAAAGTCTCAGATATTGGGGCACCTATTCTTCCACTTGGCAACAGTGATGAACTACAAATTGGTGAGCCAGTTTACGCCGTGGGCAATCCAAAGGGTTATTTGGAAGGCACCTTCACGGAGGGTGTTGTAAGCGGCGTGCGAGAATTTCAGGTTGATAGCAAACGTATCCAGATTAGTGCACCGGTTTCTGAAGGTAGCAGCGGCGGTCCCGTGCTAAATAGCAGGGGTGAAGTTATCGGTGTGGCAGTGTCGAAACTCACCGAGGGACAAAATCTCAACTTTGCAATACCAGCAAACTACCTCAAGGAATTGCTCTCCAAGGCGGGTGTGGGAAAATAG